From the genome of Longimicrobium sp., one region includes:
- a CDS encoding Maf family protein, which produces MTEPRTPPPIILASQSPRRAELIARLELTFDVLPADIDESYREGETPPAHAERLAREKAQAIAKTHPHALVVGSDTIVVVDGDVLGKPRDRAHAVEMLRRLSGREHEVCTGVAVARGERVESGLERVRVRFRALDERACEEYVATGEPMDKAGAYGIQGFGSAIVEGIEGDYFAVMGLPVVRMLRLFERHGWRYGFGRLEHSS; this is translated from the coding sequence ATGACGGAGCCGCGGACGCCCCCGCCGATCATCCTGGCCTCGCAGTCGCCGCGGCGCGCGGAGCTGATCGCGCGGCTGGAGCTCACCTTCGACGTGCTCCCCGCCGACATCGACGAGAGCTACCGGGAGGGCGAGACCCCGCCCGCGCACGCCGAGCGCCTGGCGCGCGAGAAGGCGCAGGCGATCGCGAAGACGCACCCGCACGCGCTGGTGGTCGGCTCCGACACCATCGTGGTGGTGGACGGCGACGTGCTCGGCAAGCCGCGCGACCGGGCGCACGCGGTGGAGATGCTCCGGCGCCTCTCCGGGCGGGAGCACGAGGTGTGCACGGGCGTGGCGGTGGCGCGCGGCGAGCGCGTGGAGAGCGGGCTGGAGCGCGTGCGCGTGCGCTTCCGCGCGCTGGACGAGCGCGCCTGCGAGGAGTACGTCGCCACCGGCGAGCCGATGGACAAGGCCGGCGCCTACGGCATCCAGGGCTTCGGCTCGGCGATCGTCGAGGGGATCGAGGGCGACTACTTCGCGGTGATGGGGCTGCCCGTCGTGCGCATGCTGCGCCTCTTCGAGCGCCACGGCTGGCGCTACGGCTTCGGGCGGCTGGAGCATTCCTCGTAA
- the dtd gene encoding D-aminoacyl-tRNA deacylase: MRIVLQRVSRASVTVGGRVTGEIGRGLLLLAGFTDADTGEALAWMAKKVVQLRIFPDDEGKMNRSVEEADGALLVVSQFTLYGDARRGNRPSFIDAARPEVAIPLYERFVELLRATGRPVETGEFGAMMDVELVNDGPVTLVLER; this comes from the coding sequence ATGCGTATCGTGCTTCAGCGGGTCTCCCGCGCGTCGGTGACGGTGGGCGGGCGCGTGACGGGCGAGATCGGCCGCGGGCTGCTCCTGCTGGCCGGCTTCACCGACGCGGACACCGGCGAGGCGCTGGCCTGGATGGCGAAGAAGGTGGTGCAGCTGCGCATCTTCCCCGACGACGAGGGGAAGATGAACCGCTCGGTGGAGGAGGCGGACGGCGCGCTCCTGGTGGTCTCGCAGTTCACCCTCTACGGCGACGCGCGCAGGGGGAACCGGCCCAGCTTCATCGACGCCGCGCGGCCCGAGGTGGCGATCCCGCTGTACGAGCGCTTCGTGGAGCTGCTGCGCGCCACGGGCCGCCCCGTGGAGACCGGCGAGTTCGGCGCGATGATGGACGTGGAGCTGGTCAACGACGGCCCCGTCACCCTGGTCCTGGAGCGCTGA
- a CDS encoding methyltransferase domain-containing protein: MSEEREYLLGVNDGELERLGFQHQVWSAQAASAWERAGFGPGHALLDVGCGPGYATLDLARLVGAAGRVHGVDLSERFVAHVRRQAAARGLQGVTAEVGDVTALDLPEASFDGAWSRWVLCYLRDPGAAVRGVARALRPGAAFVVQDYMKYGGVLVAPEDPAFDRVFAAMMASWRASGGDPHLGARLPALMEQAGLRVVHVETLVRTGRPGSGVWEWPRTFFTNFLPTLVSNGFLTRADADEFDARWAERERDPGAFFSTPPMVEVIGVKR; encoded by the coding sequence ATGAGCGAAGAGCGGGAGTACCTGCTGGGGGTAAACGACGGGGAGCTGGAGCGGCTCGGGTTCCAGCACCAGGTGTGGAGCGCGCAGGCGGCGTCGGCATGGGAGCGCGCGGGGTTCGGGCCCGGGCACGCGCTGCTGGACGTGGGGTGCGGGCCCGGGTACGCGACGCTCGACCTGGCGCGGCTGGTGGGCGCGGCGGGGCGGGTGCACGGGGTGGACCTCTCGGAGCGCTTCGTGGCCCACGTGCGCCGCCAGGCCGCGGCGCGCGGGCTCCAGGGCGTGACCGCGGAGGTGGGCGACGTGACGGCGCTCGACCTCCCCGAGGCCTCCTTCGACGGCGCGTGGTCGCGCTGGGTGCTCTGCTACCTGCGCGACCCCGGGGCGGCGGTGCGGGGCGTGGCGCGCGCGCTCCGGCCCGGCGCCGCCTTCGTGGTGCAGGACTACATGAAGTACGGGGGCGTGCTGGTGGCGCCCGAGGACCCCGCGTTCGACCGGGTGTTCGCGGCCATGATGGCGTCGTGGCGCGCCTCCGGCGGCGACCCGCACCTGGGGGCGCGGCTTCCGGCGCTCATGGAGCAGGCCGGGCTCAGGGTGGTGCACGTGGAGACGCTGGTGCGCACCGGGCGGCCGGGCTCGGGAGTGTGGGAGTGGCCGCGCACCTTCTTCACCAACTTCCTCCCCACGCTCGTCTCCAACGGCTTCCTCACCCGGGCCGACGCGGACGAGTTCGACGCCCGCTGGGCCGAGCGCGAGCGCGACCCGGGCGCCTTCTTCTCCACGCCGCCGATGGTGGAGGTGATCGGGGTGAAGCGCTGA